From a single Bacillus pumilus genomic region:
- a CDS encoding winged helix-turn-helix transcriptional regulator — MAQVDGCPITDAMEILGKKWVILIINQLLTGPKRFCQLENEMNISGRLLSERLKNLEAEGLVEKNVYPDIPVRIEYALTAQGQKIEPIIREMFAWSLERKNSRKGEQVPS, encoded by the coding sequence ATGGCTCAAGTAGATGGCTGTCCAATCACAGATGCCATGGAGATTCTAGGCAAGAAGTGGGTCATTCTCATCATTAATCAGCTTCTGACAGGCCCCAAACGTTTCTGTCAGCTTGAAAATGAAATGAACATCAGCGGCAGATTGTTATCTGAAAGGCTGAAGAATCTAGAAGCAGAAGGGCTCGTTGAGAAAAACGTATACCCCGATATTCCAGTACGGATTGAATATGCATTAACAGCGCAAGGGCAGAAAATTGAACCGATTATTCGTGAAATGTTTGCTTGGTCTTTAGAACGTAAAAATAGCAGAAAAGGGGAACAAGTCCCTTCCTAA
- a CDS encoding GTP cyclohydrolase II — MDKHTDLKTAILKDKIKRVQQEDGYIYITGPIKLPVNLDGRTVMFNWYSWLKDDGKEPLSDEALIESLSSRQLADHQQSSVLVYGDFEQADEALIRMHSICHTGDIFGSKRCDCGFQLKQSMRMIEDNGAGALFYLANHEGRGIGLFTKAMAYILQENGYDTVEANEALGFEDDTRQYEEAIAVLQTLRTKPVRLITNNPKKTDAISHAGLSLSGRIPLWGDVSEFNEKYLQTKINRSGHMKAEQEVHTIATS, encoded by the coding sequence ATGGACAAACACACAGATCTTAAAACAGCCATTTTAAAAGATAAAATAAAACGAGTACAGCAAGAAGACGGGTATATATATATCACTGGACCCATTAAACTGCCAGTGAATTTAGACGGCAGAACCGTGATGTTCAACTGGTATTCATGGTTAAAAGACGATGGAAAAGAACCATTGTCTGATGAAGCTTTAATTGAAAGCCTCTCGTCCCGCCAGCTTGCCGATCATCAGCAGTCAAGCGTGCTGGTGTATGGAGATTTCGAGCAAGCTGATGAAGCCCTTATCCGCATGCATTCCATTTGCCACACTGGTGATATTTTCGGAAGCAAGCGCTGCGACTGCGGGTTCCAATTGAAGCAGTCCATGCGAATGATTGAGGACAATGGTGCAGGTGCACTGTTTTATTTAGCGAATCATGAAGGCCGAGGTATTGGACTTTTCACTAAAGCCATGGCTTATATCCTTCAAGAAAACGGCTACGATACAGTAGAAGCGAACGAAGCTCTCGGCTTTGAAGATGACACGCGTCAATATGAAGAAGCCATCGCTGTTCTTCAAACACTTCGTACAAAGCCGGTCAGACTCATTACCAATAATCCAAAAAAGACAGATGCCATCAGTCATGCGGGTCTATCTCTTTCTGGACGTATTCCACTTTGGGGTGATGTCTCGGAGTTTAATGAAAAATACTTGCAAACAAAAATCAACCGCTCAGGTCATATGAAGGCGGAGCAAGAGGTGCATACGATTGCCACATCATGA
- a CDS encoding polysaccharide deacetylase family protein, whose product MKKTCMLIAVGFLALFISGCMGTKEQTEGNHQVVKEEKGPLQVKETKQIQQKEAEVIDTPKWIEQKEPVELPILMYHSISSGNSLRVPKSEFAAHMKWLKDNGYVTLSPEEAYRVFTTNTKPSEKCVLITFDDGYTDNYTKAFPILKQYGMKATIFMIEQSIGRPNHLTDEQMDEMIASGLSIESHTIHHLELNRLSREQQKEELKGSKAFFDQRFTQRTRMVSYPVGRYNEHTLKLAKEAGYQMAVTTEPGHAKKAQGMMSLHRVRISPGLSPESFGRLVEGNR is encoded by the coding sequence ATGAAGAAAACATGTATGTTGATTGCGGTTGGTTTTTTGGCGCTGTTCATTTCGGGCTGTATGGGAACGAAGGAGCAAACGGAAGGAAACCATCAAGTAGTCAAAGAGGAAAAGGGTCCATTACAAGTAAAAGAAACAAAACAGATTCAGCAGAAAGAAGCGGAAGTGATTGATACACCAAAATGGATTGAGCAAAAGGAGCCGGTAGAGCTTCCAATTTTGATGTATCACAGCATCTCCAGCGGTAACTCGCTGCGTGTACCAAAGAGCGAGTTTGCGGCTCATATGAAATGGCTGAAGGACAACGGCTATGTTACGCTGTCTCCAGAAGAAGCGTACCGCGTATTCACGACAAATACGAAGCCAAGTGAGAAGTGTGTCCTCATTACATTCGATGATGGATATACCGATAACTATACAAAAGCGTTTCCGATTTTAAAGCAGTATGGAATGAAGGCAACGATTTTCATGATTGAGCAATCCATTGGCCGACCGAACCACTTAACAGATGAGCAAATGGATGAAATGATAGCAAGTGGACTATCGATTGAAAGTCATACCATTCATCATTTAGAGCTCAATCGTTTATCAAGGGAGCAGCAAAAAGAGGAATTAAAAGGGTCAAAGGCATTTTTTGATCAACGATTTACTCAGCGTACAAGAATGGTTAGTTATCCTGTCGGGCGCTATAACGAGCACACGCTGAAGCTGGCGAAAGAAGCGGGTTATCAAATGGCTGTCACGACTGAACCAGGACATGCGAAAAAGGCACAAGGCATGATGTCCTTGCACCGTGTTCGCATCTCACCGGGACTTTCACCCGAAAGCTTTGGCAGACTGGTAGAGGGAAATCGATAG
- a CDS encoding cytochrome ubiquinol oxidase subunit I encodes MSELFLARFQFASTTLFHFIFVPMSIGLVFIVALMQTLYVVKKKDIYKKMAKFWGHLFLINFAVGVVTGILQEFQFGMNWSDYSRFVGDVFGAPLAIEALLAFFLESTFIGLWIFGWDRLPKKIHLLCIWLVSLGTIFSAFWILLANSFMQEPVGFVIKNGRAEMNDFGALVTNPQLWVEFPHVLFGALATGAFFIAGVSAYKMIKKQEIAFFKKSFQIAMVLALVSGLGVAFSGHDQAKHLMKSQPMKMAASEALWKDSGDPAAWTLFANIDTDKKENSTEINIPFALSYLAYQKFSGDVPGMLTLQKEYEAKFGPGDYIPPVKTTFWSFRIMVGAGILMIFASMIGLYLSFRKKLETNKWYLRFMVWMIAFPFIANSAGWIMTEIGRQPWTVFGMMTTAQSISPNVSYGMLLFSVISFTTIYLILAILLAYLFIREIKKGAHSEEDTDQKDETDLSTDPFDGGAYHGIS; translated from the coding sequence GTGAGTGAGCTGTTTTTAGCAAGATTTCAATTTGCTTCAACGACATTATTTCATTTCATTTTTGTTCCTATGTCAATAGGTTTGGTGTTCATCGTTGCATTGATGCAGACCCTTTATGTCGTCAAGAAAAAAGATATTTATAAAAAGATGGCGAAGTTTTGGGGTCACCTGTTCTTAATCAACTTTGCAGTAGGTGTGGTGACAGGGATTCTGCAGGAATTCCAGTTCGGGATGAACTGGTCAGATTATTCAAGGTTTGTCGGTGATGTCTTTGGTGCACCGCTTGCCATTGAAGCACTGCTCGCCTTTTTCCTTGAATCTACATTTATTGGACTTTGGATATTCGGTTGGGACCGTCTGCCGAAGAAAATTCATTTATTGTGTATTTGGCTTGTTTCCCTTGGTACGATCTTTTCGGCTTTTTGGATTCTACTCGCCAACTCATTTATGCAGGAGCCAGTTGGATTTGTCATTAAAAATGGCCGCGCAGAAATGAATGATTTTGGCGCTCTTGTAACGAACCCGCAGCTTTGGGTTGAATTCCCGCACGTTCTGTTTGGTGCGCTCGCTACAGGTGCCTTCTTTATTGCAGGAGTTAGTGCCTATAAAATGATCAAAAAACAAGAAATCGCTTTTTTCAAAAAATCATTCCAAATTGCCATGGTACTCGCTTTAGTTTCTGGCTTAGGTGTAGCGTTCTCTGGACATGATCAAGCGAAGCACTTAATGAAATCACAGCCGATGAAGATGGCAGCAAGTGAAGCCCTTTGGAAGGATAGTGGAGATCCAGCGGCTTGGACTCTATTTGCCAATATTGATACAGATAAAAAAGAAAACTCTACAGAGATCAATATTCCGTTTGCTTTAAGTTACTTGGCTTATCAGAAGTTCAGTGGAGATGTTCCAGGCATGCTGACACTTCAAAAAGAATATGAAGCCAAATTTGGTCCTGGAGACTACATTCCACCAGTGAAAACCACATTCTGGAGCTTTAGAATCATGGTTGGTGCCGGAATACTGATGATTTTTGCTAGTATGATTGGCTTGTACTTGAGCTTTAGAAAGAAACTCGAAACGAACAAATGGTATTTGCGTTTCATGGTGTGGATGATTGCGTTCCCGTTTATTGCGAACTCAGCTGGCTGGATCATGACAGAGATCGGGCGTCAGCCGTGGACCGTCTTTGGTATGATGACGACGGCTCAATCGATTTCGCCAAACGTATCGTATGGCATGCTGTTATTCTCAGTCATTAGCTTTACGACGATTTATTTGATTCTTGCCATCTTGCTTGCCTACTTATTCATTCGAGAAATTAAAAAAGGTGCACATTCGGAAGAGGATACAGATCAAAAGGATGAAACGGACCTGTCTACAGATCCATTTGATGGAGGCGCATATCATGGCATATCTTAA
- a CDS encoding VOC family protein: MSNFLGIDHVQLAAPKGSEEKARLFFGEILGMREIPKPSHLVKRGGVWFQCGNQQLHIGIENQFHAAKKAHPAFQVKNLSNLKETFMQHHIHIKEDEPLDGAIRFYVDDPFGNRIEFLERME, from the coding sequence ATGTCCAATTTCCTAGGGATTGATCATGTCCAATTAGCTGCCCCAAAGGGGAGTGAAGAGAAAGCGCGTTTGTTTTTTGGAGAAATTTTAGGAATGAGAGAAATACCTAAGCCTAGTCATTTAGTCAAGCGTGGCGGTGTCTGGTTTCAGTGCGGAAATCAGCAGCTTCATATTGGTATCGAAAATCAATTTCATGCTGCTAAAAAAGCTCATCCAGCATTTCAAGTAAAGAACTTATCGAATTTAAAAGAGACTTTCATGCAACATCACATTCATATAAAAGAAGATGAGCCCTTAGATGGAGCAATCAGATTCTATGTAGATGATCCATTTGGAAATCGAATTGAATTTTTAGAGAGAATGGAGTAA
- the ribD gene encoding bifunctional diaminohydroxyphosphoribosylaminopyrimidine deaminase/5-amino-6-(5-phosphoribosylamino)uracil reductase RibD, translating into MPHHERYMNLALENAQAMKGQTSPNPLVGAVIVRDNEIVGVGAHMKAGEPHAEIHALKMAGDKAKGATIYVTLEPCSHHGRTGPCAEALVKAGIETVVVAALDPNPLVAGRGIAILQDAGIQVITGVLEQESILMNEVFNHFITKKTPFVTLKAGITLDGKIASATSDSKWITAETSRYDAHHIRSINDAILVGAQTIIHDDPSLTARIPNGRHPIRIVLDSKLSTPLTAKVVTDQLAPTWIFTTKQADEEKRAALEAAGVSVFITDSDTRVPLQEVLQVLGEKNVSSLMIEGGGQVNASFLEQQLVDKLVIYMAPKLIGGRLSPSFFGGEGIRLMSDAIELDQLSVEPLGKDIKITGYPVYQ; encoded by the coding sequence TTGCCACATCATGAGCGATATATGAATCTAGCCCTTGAAAATGCACAGGCAATGAAAGGTCAGACATCTCCAAACCCACTCGTCGGGGCTGTGATTGTGCGAGACAATGAAATTGTTGGTGTCGGTGCCCACATGAAAGCCGGTGAACCGCATGCTGAAATTCACGCACTCAAAATGGCTGGAGACAAAGCAAAAGGAGCTACTATTTATGTGACCCTCGAGCCTTGTTCTCACCATGGTCGCACAGGTCCATGTGCAGAAGCACTTGTGAAAGCAGGAATCGAAACTGTTGTCGTGGCGGCACTTGACCCGAACCCGCTTGTCGCTGGCCGCGGGATTGCCATTTTACAAGATGCAGGGATCCAAGTCATTACAGGCGTACTTGAACAGGAATCCATTCTCATGAATGAAGTGTTTAACCATTTTATTACGAAGAAAACACCGTTCGTGACGCTCAAAGCAGGCATTACCTTGGACGGGAAAATTGCGTCAGCTACGTCTGACAGCAAGTGGATTACAGCTGAGACATCTCGTTATGATGCCCATCACATCCGCAGTATCAATGATGCGATTTTGGTCGGTGCTCAAACCATTATTCATGATGACCCTTCTTTAACGGCACGGATTCCAAATGGGCGCCATCCGATTCGTATTGTCTTAGACTCTAAACTGTCAACACCACTAACAGCAAAGGTTGTCACTGACCAGCTGGCACCCACATGGATTTTTACAACAAAGCAAGCTGATGAGGAAAAACGAGCCGCTCTAGAAGCAGCTGGCGTGAGCGTCTTTATAACAGATAGCGACACGCGAGTTCCCCTGCAAGAAGTGCTTCAAGTGCTAGGAGAAAAAAATGTCTCCTCCCTCATGATTGAAGGCGGCGGACAGGTCAACGCTTCATTTTTAGAACAGCAGCTTGTAGACAAATTGGTCATCTATATGGCACCTAAACTCATTGGCGGAAGACTTTCTCCTTCCTTTTTCGGAGGCGAAGGCATACGCCTCATGAGTGATGCCATTGAATTGGATCAACTTTCAGTAGAACCGCTTGGGAAAGATATTAAAATAACGGGCTATCCCGTTTATCAATAA
- a CDS encoding VOC family protein, with product MKTIEQLRLGVTELHVSSFERSLPFYTDILGFTIIKQTESTVTLGSHAKEPILLLKEDAQLKKKPDHEPGLYHFAILLPTRKNLGTWLAHVIKKGYPLIGASDHFFSEAIYLSDPDGIGVEIYADRPEDVWVGEQGELKGGGNAPLDGDGLLQEAADTTWEGLPAGTVMGHLHFHLNPEEADSFYVHTLGFHIRMAPPASLFIAGGVYHHHLAFNAWGRGRKGAIDPRFSGIRSYTLVFPEEADRQSVLERLTKAGTQVKTTGKSNEFVDPFGVLVRLQIEEAD from the coding sequence TTGAAGACAATTGAACAGCTACGATTGGGTGTAACAGAGTTACATGTGTCCAGCTTTGAGCGTTCTTTACCTTTTTATACAGACATTTTAGGATTTACGATAATAAAACAGACGGAATCCACCGTCACTCTCGGAAGTCATGCAAAGGAACCCATTCTTTTGTTAAAAGAGGATGCACAGCTCAAGAAGAAGCCCGATCATGAGCCCGGACTTTATCATTTTGCTATTTTATTACCTACCAGAAAAAACCTGGGCACATGGCTGGCACATGTGATCAAAAAAGGCTATCCTTTAATTGGAGCAAGTGATCACTTTTTCAGTGAAGCCATTTATTTAAGTGACCCTGACGGCATTGGCGTAGAAATATATGCTGATCGCCCTGAGGACGTTTGGGTAGGTGAGCAAGGAGAACTGAAAGGTGGCGGAAATGCACCGCTTGACGGAGATGGTCTCCTACAAGAGGCTGCTGATACAACGTGGGAAGGACTTCCTGCTGGTACAGTCATGGGGCACTTGCATTTCCATCTCAACCCAGAAGAAGCTGATTCCTTTTATGTCCATACGCTTGGTTTTCATATCCGAATGGCTCCACCAGCAAGCTTATTCATTGCAGGTGGCGTCTATCATCACCACCTTGCCTTTAATGCATGGGGACGCGGAAGAAAAGGAGCCATTGATCCACGTTTTTCAGGAATTAGAAGCTATACACTGGTATTTCCAGAGGAAGCAGACAGACAATCCGTCCTCGAGCGTCTGACCAAAGCAGGCACTCAAGTTAAAACGACAGGTAAAAGTAACGAATTTGTTGATCCATTTGGCGTTCTCGTTCGTTTACAGATTGAAGAAGCAGACTAA